GAATAAAAGCTATAAAAAAATAAATTTTTAATTATATTTGTTCTTTTGTTAAAAAAACAAATATGTCATTTAAACTTCCAAAATTATCTTATTCATATAAGGATTTTGAACCTTATATAGATCAAAAAACAATGGAAATCCATTATACAAAACATCATGCAACTTATACGAATAATTTAAATAAAGCTATCTATGGTACAGATATGATGAATCTTACTATAGAAGAAATTTTAAAAAAATCTCCTTTAGGATCTACATTATTACGTAATAATAGTGGAGGATTTTATAATCATAATCTTTTTTGGGAGATATTAATTCCTAATTTTGAATATATAGATCCAAGTTCTTATTTTAATGATATCATTCAAAAAAATTTTGAATCTTTTGATTTTTTTAAAAAGAAATTTTCTACTATTGCATTAAATCGTTTTGGATCAGGATGGGCTTGGTTATGTGTTAAAGAAAAAAAATTAACTATTTGTTCTACATCTAATCAAGATAATCCTATTATGTTAGGAATAGGTTGTGAAGGAATTCCTATATTAGGATTAGACGTTTGGGAACATGCTTATTATTTACAATATCAAAATCGTCGTTTAGATTATATATCTTCTTTTTGGAAGATTATCAATTGGAAAAAAGTAGAAAAAAATTACAATAAAATTGTAAATAATTTACATGGGTAAAATAATTCTAGAAAATATCAGATTATTTGGATATCATGGATGTTTTTCAGAAGAAAAAAATATTGGTTCTGATTATACTATCAATATAGAAATTGAATTAAATCTTCAGAAATCTTCTATTTCTGATAATTTATCAGAAACTATTGATTATGTTAGTTTATATTATATCGTTGAAAATGAAATGAAAATTAATTCTAAATTAATTGAACATGTAGCAAACAGAATAATTCAAAAAATTAAAAAAAAATATAAAATAATTAAACATATAAAAATTAAAATTTGTAAAGAAAATCCACCTATAAAAGGAAATATAGATAGAGTATGTGTTATTTTATATCATTGAATATAATTTTTTGTATTATTTTTGGCACTGTGGCCGATAGGAAAGGCGGAGGTCTGCAAAACCTTTTATAGCGGTTCGATTCCGCTCTGTGCCTTTTTTTTATTTAATTTTTTTTTTATATTTTAATATTTTAATAA
The sequence above is a segment of the Blattabacterium cuenoti genome. Coding sequences within it:
- a CDS encoding superoxide dismutase, yielding MSFKLPKLSYSYKDFEPYIDQKTMEIHYTKHHATYTNNLNKAIYGTDMMNLTIEEILKKSPLGSTLLRNNSGGFYNHNLFWEILIPNFEYIDPSSYFNDIIQKNFESFDFFKKKFSTIALNRFGSGWAWLCVKEKKLTICSTSNQDNPIMLGIGCEGIPILGLDVWEHAYYLQYQNRRLDYISSFWKIINWKKVEKNYNKIVNNLHG
- the folB gene encoding dihydroneopterin aldolase produces the protein MGKIILENIRLFGYHGCFSEEKNIGSDYTINIEIELNLQKSSISDNLSETIDYVSLYYIVENEMKINSKLIEHVANRIIQKIKKKYKIIKHIKIKICKENPPIKGNIDRVCVILYH